TGGTTAAAAATAACCAATATGAAATGAGTTCctcatttttattgtaatgatACATTAATTAACATCTTAACAATGTGGAATGAAGCAGTAAAATAATAGTATTCTTATTCTATAAGTTATTGATTACTAGCACTAGAGCTAGTAATGCTAGATGTTTCTTGTGTTGTTTCGTATGCTCGTTCCAATGTGTCAGTGATGATCTTCATATCATTTTCAATACTTCGAGCCCAATTCTCAACATCTCCAATTTCTTTCAGCGCACTACTGAAGTTCTCAACTAGAGCGAGCCATTGTTGTGTCTGCTTAGCAAAATTTATAGCTCCTTGATGCAAAAGTTTTGCTTCAGCATCCAATTTCTTTTGATTCAGGTAAGCTTGGGCCACTCTgagaatagaaaattaaaacaatttaggTTGCAGGTTGCATCTATTTCTTCAAGTAACTATGTATAATTTAGGTACTTAGttagtttataattaaaagtCTATTATGTTTCATGTTTAGTTTACCAGTGAGTACCATAGTAAATAGCCATTTACTATGGTACTCACTGGTAAGccattaactgcctcgttggtctagttgtcgcaagtgtggctgctgagcacgaggtctcgggttcgattcccgagtcgggccgaaatcgctttgtgggttttagaagactttcacaaagcagcccgaagcctggaagttggtgattgattcacccgtgcatcggagagcacgtaaatgtcggtcctgcgcctgatctctttccggtcgtgtcggattcccgtcccatcaggctatgagagtgaaggaatagggagtgcacctgtgtctgcgcaaatgcttgtgcactataatatttcctgcgcagttggctaatctccttacatgagaacagccgccgtagccgataatcggctaggaggacatcatcatcatcatcaaatagCCATTATTATCCATCAGAATaagaaaatccaaaaaaaagtaCCTTTCCTGGCAAAACAATCATTTTTGGTTATGTTACATCTGCAATCATCTATCTAT
The DNA window shown above is from Helicoverpa zea isolate HzStark_Cry1AcR chromosome 16, ilHelZeax1.1, whole genome shotgun sequence and carries:
- the LOC124637393 gene encoding biogenesis of lysosome-related organelles complex 1 subunit 1; this translates as MLSSLIKEHQVKQASKRVIQEQKRKECIAAANDLTQALVDHLNVGVAQAYLNQKKLDAEAKLLHQGAINFAKQTQQWLALVENFSSALKEIGDVENWARSIENDMKIITDTLERAYETTQETSSITSSSASNQ